One region of Scomber scombrus chromosome 10, fScoSco1.1, whole genome shotgun sequence genomic DNA includes:
- the LOC133987420 gene encoding helicase ARIP4-like, which produces MSEEEQQLNWRKREREICYITDEEKEEENDGDDGDDEDEGMPDQSHSAPFSSENEAQGGDPAAWQCTPPPSTSPSGETPAHPPPSQRASRPRSRPASQSPSPPSTLTGTKKSSSKPTHMRRNIRKLLREHQLEAVTKAAQQEELERRRRLEQGRKQDFPIPLLPEYKTDDITKHVSSSAASTVSRQEVKSSRQEVICLDSSSTGISEEDSKTDVPTSTTIEHTHKSDVVDLSSSEDDAIALVGSESINEEEESEPSGAHVNDALNRWDAQGRVLVNVNHPDTEKDIFLSPQLARVVKPHQIGGIRFLYDNLVESQERFSGSSGFGCILAHSMGLGKTLQVISFIDVLFKHTQAHTVLAIVPVNTLQNWLAEFNTWVPPAESLPPDDESGLMRPRNFKVHILNDEHKNTATRAKVVEDWAQEGGVLLMGYEMYRLLSLKKSFVAGRKKKSKKTTGPVVIDLDEEDRQQELLKGIEQALARPGPDVVICDEGHRIKNCHASTSQALKNIQTRRRVVLTGYPLQNNLIEYWCMVDFVRPDFLGTRQEFSNMFERPILNGQCVDSTPVDVRLMRYRSHVLHSLLEGFVQRRGHDVLKDQLPSKEEHVILVRLSPLQRALYTEFMNRFKEAGNTGWLSLNPLKAFCVCCKIWNHPDVLYEALQKENLANDQDLDLDDITSTGPARCPTAPNQKSKPLENPNPIGGLSLNQLQEKANQVITYEWAKDIMYDYKPGLLENSAKMVLLFHLIEESVRKGDKLLVFSQSLSTLTVIEDFLAKRAVPPSPNTSSRDRPNQNWVRNLNYYRLDGSTTASERERLINQFNDPTNTSAWVFLLSTRAGCLGVNLIGANRVVVFDASWNPCHDAQAVCRVYRYGQKKRCHIYRLVCDFTLEKKIYDRQISKQGMSDRVVDDLNPVLTFTRREVDSLLHFVEEEPDPSQVQLQHQDSLESILRKALYLYPRLITKQPFPHESLLMDRRELKLSKVEKKAARKGYEEEKRASVPYTRPSYAHYYPASDQSLTNIPAFSQRNWRPPPRTEEKLVASVRPVQSTPVPMTPRQASAGSASGNDSSESSIGGFPVNCLQKAGVFVQKIVTTTDIVIPGTNSSTDVQARITAGESIHVIRGTKGTYIRTSDGRIYAIRAANKIKTTEESTTEPPKDSQSPAEEVSTNGSNGCLSPDRKQQELSKTLPRPLSPDSPEIISELQRYTGGTGAGAKAGSGDQPVREAESKVNNLPSAKLLQTNGSSGNKSHHDASVTNVIQPNMDGTMAQDLRTGSKRKASTPSLDERPSKQPSAGKHSSLASQGFPFTGGYGLPPLGLSPTMLAGSLGHPLFMGAGPPYFHTQLGDPGFMYPDLFGLGGASAIPPSSSSSTSTSSTATAISSSSSLSSSASNKAASSVPGALPPFMLSPSMAGMAGMAGMIPPGFPLSYSQSLASLYTGSMLPGGLPGPAATPGPAGASFLSQYHPTAASSSSSSSPSSFSSSAWSEGHRAPVLVNGGNISRASSSDDDDNDDVIEVRG; this is translated from the exons GAAGTTACTGAGGGAGCATCAGTTGGAGGCAGTGACCAAAGCCGCccagcaggaggagctggaaaGAAGGCGACGTCTGGAGCAGGGGAGAAAGCAGGATTTCCCCATACCACTGCTGCCTGAATACAAAACTG ATGACATAACAAAGCACGTGTCGTCATCGGCGGCATCGACAGTATCGCGGCAAGAAGTGAAGTCAtccagacaggaagtgatcTGCCTGGACTCCAGCAGCACTGGCATCAGCGAGGAGGACAGCAAGACTGACGTACCCACCTCCACTACTatagagcacacacacaaatcag acgtTGTTGATCTGAGCTCGAGTGAGGACGACGCCATTGCTCTCGTCGGCAGCGAGTCCATCAACGAGGAGGAAGAGAGCGAGCCGAGCGGCGCTCACGTCAACGACGCCCTCAACCGTTGGGACGCCCAGGGAAGGGTACTGGTCAACGTCAACCATCCAGATACAGAGAAGGACATTTTCCTGTCGCCTCAGCTGGCACGGGTTGTCAAACCTCACCAG atCGGTGGAATCCGCTTCCTGTACGACAACCTTGTGGAGTCCCAGGAGCGTTTCAGCGGCAGCAGCGGATTCGGCTGTATCCTGGCTCACAGCATGGGCCTGGGCAAAACGCTGCAGGTCATCTCCTTCATCGACGTCCTGTTCAAACACACCCAGGCGCACACCGTGCTCGCCATCGTACCT GTGAACACATTGCAGAACTGGCTGGCTGAGTTCAACACGTGGGTGCCGCCCGCTGAGTCGTTACCCCCGGATGACGAGTCCGGACTGATGAGGCCTCGTAACTTTAAGGTTCACATACTCAACGACGAACACAA GAACACAGCAACCAGGGCAAAGGTGGTGGAGGACTGGGCTCAGGAAGGAGGGGTGCTGCTGATGGGCTATGAGATGTACCGCCTCCTGTCGCTGAAGAAGAGCTTCGtggcagggaggaagaagaagagcaagAAAACTACGGGACCCGTCGTCATTGACCTAGACGAAGAGGACCGGCAGCAGGAACTGCTCAAAG GTATTGAGCAAGCGTTGGCTCGGCCCGGTCCAGATGTTGTGATCTGCGACGAGGGCCATCGCATCAAGAACTGCCACGCCAGCACATCTCAGGCTCTGAAGAATATTCAAACCCGACGCCGTGTGGTCCTGACCGGCTACCCGCTCCAGAACAACCTGATTGAGTACTGGTGCATGGTTGACTTTGTCCGACCTGACTTCCTAg GTACGCGGCAAGAGTTCAGTAACATGTTTGAGCGTCCCATTCTCAATGGGCAGTGTGTGGACAGCACTCCTGTGGATGTCCGGCTGATGAGGTACAGGAGCCACGTCCTGCACAGCCTGCTGGAGGGCTTCGTACAGAG ACGAGGCCACGACGTCCTGAAGGACCAGCTGCCCTCTAAGGAGGAGCATGTGATCCTGGTGCGTCTGTCCCCACTTCAGAGGGCTCTTTACACAGAGTTCATGAACCGCTTCAAAGAGGCGGGAAACACTGGCTGGCTCAGCCTTAACCCGCTGAAGGCTTTCTGTGTCTGCTGCAAG ATTTGGAACCATCCAGACGTGCTGTATGAGGCCTTACAGAAGGAAAACCTGGCAAATGACCAGGACTTAGACCTTGATGACATCACTTCCACAGGACCCGCCCGATGTCCGACCGCACCCAATCAAAAGTCCAAGCCCCTGGAAAATCCAAACCCCATTGGTGGTCTGAGTCTCAACCAACTGCAGGAGAAAGCCAATCAAGTCATCACTTACGAATGG GCGAAGGACATCATGTATGATTACAAGCCCGGCCTCCTGGAGAACTCGGCTAAGATGGTTCTGCTGTTCCATCTGATAGAGGAGAGCGTCAGGAAGGGAGACAAGCTCCTCGTCTTCAG TCAGAGTTTGTCCACGCTGACGGTGATTGAGGATTTCCTAGCAAAGAGAGCTGTGCCTCCCTCACCcaacacatccagcagagacAGACCCAATCAGAACTGGGTCCGCAACCTTAACTACTACA GACTGGATGGAAGCACAACAGCctcggagagagagagactgataaACCAGTTCAATGATCCCACCAATACCTCGGCATGGGTCTTCTTGCTGTCAACcag GGCTGGTTGTCTGGGTGTGAACCTGATCGGTGCAAACAGAGTGGTGGTGTTTGACGCCTCCTGGAACCCATGCCACGATGCTCAGGCTGTGTGCCGCGTCTACCGCTACGGCCAAAAGAAGCGATGTCATATCTACCGACTGGTGTGCGACTTCACACTGGAGAAGAAGATCTATGACCGACAGATCTCCAAACAGGGCATGTCAG ATCGGGTGGTGGATGATCTGAACCCTGTGCTGACCTTCACCAGGAGGGAGGTGGATTCTCTTCTTCATTTTGTGGAGGAGGAGCCAGACCCCTCCCAGGTCCAACTGCAGCATCAGGACAGCCTGGAGAGCATCCTCAGGAAGGCGCTGTACCTCTATCCTCGCCTGATTACTAAG cAACCTTTCCCACATGAATCCCTGCTGATGGACCGAAGGGAGCTGAAGCTGAGCAAAGTTGAGAAGAAAGCAGCGAGGAAGGGTtatgaagaggagaaaagggCGTCTGTCCCGTACACCCGCCCTTCCTATGCTCACTACTATCCCGCCAGTGACCAGAGCCTCACCAACATCCCAGCCTTCAGCCAGAGAAACTG GCGACCACCTCCTCGTACTGAGGAGAAGCTTGTGGCTAGCGTCCGGCCAGTCCAGTCTACTCCTGTTCCCATGACGCCCCGCCAGGCATCTGCAGGCTCTGCCTCAGGCAATGATTCATCAGAATCCAGCATTGGAGGCTTTCCTGTCAACTGCTTGCAGAAAGCCGGGGTGTTTGTACAGAAGATCGTCACTACTACCG ACATCGTGATCCCAGGTACCAACAGCTCAACAGATGTCCAGGCCAGGATCACCGCTGGAGAGAGTATTCATGTGATAAGGGGCACCAAAG GGACTTACATCAGGACATCTGATGGACGGATTTATGCCATCAGAGCAGCTAACAAGATTAAGACAACAGAGGAAAGTACTACAGAACCACCCAAAG ACTCCCAGTCCCCAGCAGAGGAGGTTTCTACCAATGGCAGTAACGGTTGCCTGTCACCTGACAGGAAACAGCAGGAACTCTCCAAGACTCTGCCCCGCCCTCTTTCACCTGACAGCCCAGAGATCATCAGTGAGTTGCAGCGCTACACAGGTGGCACAGGAGCCGGCGCCAAAGCAGGTTCCGGAGATCAACCAGTGAGGGAGGCAGAGAGCAAAGTGAACAACCTGCCATCAGCTAAACTGCTTCAGACCAATGGCAGCAGTGGGAATAAAAGCCACCATGATGCCTCTGTGACTAATGTCATCCAGCCCAACATGGATGGCACTATGGCCCAAGACCTGAGAACAGGGTCCAAGCGCAAAGCCTCCACCCCATCCCTGGATGAGCGTCCCAGCAAGCAACCCTCTGCTGGCAAGCACTCTTCTCTGGCCTCACAAGGCTTCCCCTTCACTGGGGGCTATGGCCTCCCTCCTCTGGGCCTCAGCCCCACCATGTTGGCTGGGTCACTGGGGCACCCACTGTTCATGGGTGCAGGCCCGCCTTACTTCCATACTCAACTGGGGGACCCCGGCTTCATGTACCCTGATCTGTTTGGCTTGGGTGGAGCCAGTGCAATCCCTccgtcatcctcctcctccacatcgACATCATCCACCGCTACTGCCAtctcatcttcctcatcactGTCATCCTCTGCATCAAATAAAGCTGCCAGTTCAGTTCCAGGTGCCCTGCCACCATTCATGCTGAGCCCCAGCATGGCGGGTATGGCCGGTATGGCTGGGATGATTCCTCCAGGCTTCCCGCTCTCTTACAGTCAGTCTCTGGCCAGCCTCTACACAGGGTCTATGCTCCCTGGGGGGCTGCCAGGTCCAGCTGCCACTCCTGGTCCAGCTGGAGCCAGCTTCCTCTCACAGTACCATCCAACTGctgcctccagctcctcctcatcttccccttcctccttctcctcctcagcaTGGTCTGAAGGCCACCGTGCCCCAGTGCTGGTGAATGGTGGGAATATTAGCAGAGCCAGCAGCTCTGATGACGACGACAATGATGATGTGATTGAGGTGAGGGGTTAG